The following proteins are encoded in a genomic region of Leifsonia psychrotolerans:
- a CDS encoding GDSL-type esterase/lipase family protein codes for MSESIVFIGDGLVAGGRWEEWLPDYDVINLGVGGETTDGVLARLDNVVELQPSAVVLAIGTNDLGWRRSDEYVVRNIETILVTLRKQLPTVRILIHSVFPREREFVLPIQSINRHLWQFAPTTRARYLDLWPVLAEPDGELKSVFTTDRLHLNAQGYAAWLAELKFGLEELFEYPPSSSVIPVQNA; via the coding sequence ATGTCTGAATCGATCGTTTTCATTGGCGACGGGCTTGTCGCCGGTGGGCGCTGGGAGGAATGGCTTCCCGACTACGACGTGATCAACCTCGGCGTGGGCGGAGAGACCACCGACGGCGTGCTCGCCAGGCTTGACAACGTTGTCGAACTTCAACCGTCTGCTGTGGTGCTGGCAATCGGCACGAATGATCTGGGCTGGCGACGGTCCGATGAATACGTCGTACGCAACATCGAAACGATCTTGGTGACGTTACGCAAACAGCTTCCCACCGTTCGCATCCTGATTCATTCGGTGTTTCCCCGGGAACGCGAGTTCGTGCTGCCGATTCAATCGATTAATCGGCACCTGTGGCAATTCGCCCCCACGACGCGGGCCCGTTATCTAGATCTGTGGCCGGTCTTGGCAGAGCCAGACGGTGAGCTTAAGTCAGTTTTCACGACCGACCGTCTGCATCTCAACGCGCAGGGATACGCGGCGTGGCTGGCCGAGTTGAAGTTTGGACTGGAGGAGCTGTTCGAGTACCCGCCGTCGAGTTCGGTGATTCCGGTGCAGAACGCCTGA
- a CDS encoding carbohydrate ABC transporter permease: protein MVSIATVTSKTKPAVRRRGERQGRLAFWLLVPAALAVFGVILYPLLRTVFISLFEVQSAVAIETPFVGLANYVQALTDGGFWSAMGRTTYFTIVSTGLELIFGLAVAWLLNAKLRMRWLFRALVVLPWAIPTIVNAALWKGIYNSQYGALNAVLSQLGIIDSYQVWLADPFTALNLVIVADAWKTTPLVAFFLLAGLTAIPNELYEASRMDRAGWFRTFFSVTLPLLVPSIALVLVLRTVEAFKVFDIIYAMTRGGPANGTQTISYFTYVTAFSEQNYGLGSAISVIIVLAILALSAIYLRMLRRSEMSLL from the coding sequence GTGGTTTCGATCGCAACGGTCACGTCGAAGACGAAGCCCGCGGTGCGCCGCCGAGGAGAACGGCAAGGGCGCCTCGCCTTTTGGCTGCTCGTCCCGGCCGCACTGGCCGTCTTCGGGGTGATCCTCTACCCGCTTCTTCGCACTGTCTTCATCTCTCTCTTCGAGGTGCAGTCGGCCGTTGCGATCGAAACTCCCTTCGTCGGCCTCGCCAACTATGTGCAGGCTCTGACCGACGGTGGGTTTTGGTCGGCCATGGGACGAACCACCTATTTCACGATCGTCTCGACCGGGCTCGAGCTCATCTTCGGCCTCGCCGTCGCCTGGCTACTCAACGCCAAGCTCCGCATGCGGTGGCTGTTTCGAGCGCTCGTCGTTCTGCCGTGGGCCATCCCCACCATCGTCAACGCGGCGCTCTGGAAGGGCATCTACAACTCGCAATATGGGGCCTTGAACGCTGTGCTCAGCCAGCTGGGGATCATCGACTCGTATCAGGTGTGGCTGGCTGACCCCTTCACCGCGCTCAACCTCGTGATCGTGGCCGATGCGTGGAAGACGACCCCTCTCGTGGCCTTTTTCCTTCTCGCCGGCCTGACCGCTATCCCGAACGAACTCTATGAGGCTTCGCGAATGGACCGCGCCGGATGGTTCCGCACGTTCTTCTCCGTCACTCTTCCTCTTCTCGTTCCATCGATCGCACTGGTGCTGGTGCTGCGAACTGTTGAAGCGTTCAAAGTCTTTGACATCATCTATGCAATGACCCGGGGTGGTCCCGCCAACGGAACTCAGACGATTTCCTACTTCACCTATGTCACGGCCTTCTCTGAGCAGAACTACGGTCTGGGGTCCGCGATTTCGGTCATCATTGTTCTGGCCATCCTCGCCCTGTCAGCCATCTATCTGCGCATGCTCCGTCGATCAGAAATGAGTCTCCTGTGA
- a CDS encoding glycerophosphodiester phosphodiesterase: MRVRVSKRLAPLIGAVTAVAVLVPLLIVSSVPGSVSATDVFGALRTPGEGAFIAGHRGDRAAAPENTMPAFELAMASEMDFVETDVQLTSDGVPVLFHDVDLKRTTNGRGRVAEHTAAQIATLDAGSWYGSVYAGTRIPTLEEFFATLRTSHKKALVELKFGWSPDQLRGVIDAIERHDLRSRVVLQSFSIETLLNLQAVAPTYPRIMLVRELSADPVPMAKRFGVIGVATTARSVAAAPGAVNLLHEAGFGVICYTLNTQETWAEVRQLGIDGIITDTPSELDSWLAATSSGT, translated from the coding sequence ATGCGCGTTCGGGTATCGAAGCGGCTGGCGCCGCTGATTGGCGCTGTGACCGCCGTCGCGGTGCTGGTGCCTCTGCTCATCGTCAGTTCTGTTCCCGGAAGTGTGTCGGCCACCGACGTTTTCGGGGCACTGCGCACCCCGGGCGAGGGGGCGTTCATTGCCGGCCACCGCGGCGATCGTGCCGCGGCACCCGAGAACACCATGCCGGCCTTCGAGCTGGCCATGGCCTCGGAGATGGACTTTGTCGAAACCGACGTGCAACTCACGAGTGACGGGGTGCCGGTTCTCTTTCACGATGTCGACCTGAAGAGAACCACAAACGGCCGCGGCCGCGTAGCCGAGCACACGGCTGCCCAGATCGCGACGTTGGATGCAGGTTCTTGGTACGGCAGCGTCTACGCGGGCACGCGCATTCCCACCCTGGAGGAGTTCTTCGCAACCCTCCGCACCTCGCACAAGAAGGCGCTGGTCGAACTGAAATTCGGCTGGAGCCCCGACCAGCTGCGCGGCGTCATCGACGCCATCGAACGACATGATCTGCGTTCGCGTGTTGTGCTGCAGAGCTTCAGCATCGAGACCCTGCTGAACCTGCAGGCTGTCGCCCCGACGTATCCGCGCATCATGCTCGTGCGTGAACTCTCAGCCGATCCGGTGCCGATGGCCAAGCGTTTCGGCGTGATCGGAGTGGCGACGACGGCCCGCTCGGTAGCGGCGGCACCCGGGGCAGTGAATCTGCTTCACGAGGCGGGGTTCGGGGTGATTTGCTACACCCTCAACACGCAGGAGACCTGGGCCGAGGTGCGGCAGCTCGGTATCGATGGAATCATCACGGACACCCCGAGCGAGCTTGATTCATGGCTCGCCGCAACGTCAAGCGGAACCTAA
- a CDS encoding aldehyde dehydrogenase family protein — protein sequence MTRLAVPKTYKLYIGGKFPRSESGRVYEILSHTGEFLANAAQASRKDARDAVVVARGAVGGWSGATPYNRGQVLYRIAELLEGRRAQFVDEIVQSEGVSAQAASAQVDEAIDRWVWYAGWADKYVQAAGNANPVSGPFFNISVPEPTGVVAIVAPQSGGSLLGIVSAIAPALVAGNTVVVIANQAHPLSAISLSEVLATSDVPGGVVNILTGSPAEIAPWLAGHADVNALDLLGAGALDWVDLQIAAAETLKRVLPPENGADAATPALDRILAFTETKTVWHTKGLI from the coding sequence GTGACCCGCCTCGCCGTTCCCAAGACCTACAAGCTCTACATCGGCGGAAAGTTTCCGCGCAGCGAGTCGGGCCGGGTCTACGAAATCCTCTCCCACACCGGTGAGTTCCTCGCCAATGCAGCCCAGGCTTCCCGTAAAGATGCCCGCGACGCCGTCGTCGTCGCGCGCGGCGCCGTCGGCGGCTGGAGCGGTGCGACGCCGTACAACCGCGGCCAGGTGCTGTACCGCATCGCCGAGCTGCTCGAAGGGCGTCGTGCTCAGTTCGTCGACGAGATCGTCCAGTCGGAAGGGGTGAGTGCCCAAGCGGCATCCGCTCAGGTCGACGAGGCTATTGACCGTTGGGTCTGGTACGCCGGCTGGGCCGACAAATATGTGCAGGCAGCCGGCAACGCCAACCCGGTTTCGGGCCCGTTCTTCAATATTTCGGTGCCGGAGCCCACGGGCGTCGTCGCCATCGTCGCGCCGCAGTCCGGCGGCTCGCTGCTCGGGATCGTGAGCGCCATCGCTCCAGCTTTGGTTGCCGGAAACACCGTCGTCGTGATTGCAAACCAGGCGCACCCGCTCTCGGCGATCAGCCTGAGCGAGGTACTCGCCACGAGCGATGTGCCTGGCGGAGTCGTCAACATCTTGACGGGTTCGCCCGCCGAAATCGCCCCCTGGCTGGCTGGCCATGCCGATGTCAATGCACTCGACCTGCTCGGTGCCGGCGCCCTCGACTGGGTCGATCTGCAGATTGCAGCAGCCGAGACGCTCAAGCGTGTGCTGCCACCCGAAAATGGTGCGGATGCCGCAACGCCGGCTCTCGACCGCATCCTCGCGTTCACCGAGACCAAGACCGTCTGGCACACCAAGGGCCTGATCTAA
- a CDS encoding extracellular solute-binding protein, protein MKHDSLRKMTLLGGIVAASALVLSGCSVTGATSNGGAAGDGTGTVNVLLMKQAGLTEDDFASIIDQFEKENSGITVKPTFVSYESLHDKIVTAAPSGTYDAVMIDVIWPAEFASKGIIADVTDKFPKEWEEQMLGGVLPTAKYQDKYYGVPMGPSTKLFFYNTDMMSKVGATDADLQTWDGVLGVARKIKSAGLSEYPIAWSWAQAEALICDYAQLLGAYGGEFTDSSGKLVINEKAGVDALTFMKASLDEGLSNPGSTTFLEDDVSKTLAQGETAFGLNWESTMRDLDDPSISNVVNTMGVMTTPAGPSGDRPGVNGSMALSIAANSKNKDAAWKFIEFATSEASQNQFVKSAMPNWKNSYTLPEIIATNPKVLGIADTAFAASILRPAVPNYSSASQIIQVEVQNALLGNKTPQQAMDDAVAQANKLLEG, encoded by the coding sequence ATGAAACACGATTCACTACGAAAGATGACTCTGCTTGGCGGCATTGTTGCCGCTTCGGCACTTGTCCTTTCCGGTTGCAGCGTCACGGGCGCCACATCAAATGGCGGCGCGGCCGGCGACGGTACCGGCACGGTCAACGTGCTTCTGATGAAGCAGGCGGGATTGACCGAAGACGACTTCGCGTCGATCATCGACCAGTTTGAGAAGGAGAACTCGGGCATCACGGTTAAGCCGACGTTCGTCTCCTACGAGTCGTTGCACGACAAAATCGTGACCGCCGCGCCGTCAGGGACGTACGACGCCGTCATGATCGACGTCATCTGGCCCGCAGAGTTCGCGTCGAAGGGCATCATCGCCGATGTCACCGACAAGTTCCCGAAGGAATGGGAAGAGCAGATGCTCGGCGGTGTTCTTCCCACGGCCAAGTACCAGGACAAGTACTACGGCGTTCCGATGGGGCCGTCCACCAAGCTGTTTTTCTACAACACAGACATGATGTCCAAGGTCGGAGCGACCGACGCAGATTTGCAGACCTGGGACGGTGTGCTGGGCGTCGCCCGCAAAATCAAGAGCGCGGGGCTCTCGGAATACCCGATCGCGTGGAGCTGGGCTCAGGCTGAGGCTCTCATCTGCGACTATGCCCAGTTGCTCGGTGCATACGGCGGAGAATTCACCGATTCCAGCGGCAAACTCGTGATCAATGAGAAGGCAGGCGTCGACGCGCTCACCTTCATGAAGGCCTCGCTTGACGAGGGCTTGTCGAACCCCGGCTCGACGACCTTCCTCGAAGACGATGTATCAAAAACACTGGCCCAGGGTGAAACCGCATTCGGTCTCAACTGGGAATCGACGATGCGCGACCTCGATGACCCGTCGATCTCGAACGTTGTCAACACAATGGGCGTCATGACGACGCCGGCCGGACCGTCAGGCGATCGCCCCGGTGTGAACGGCTCGATGGCACTTTCTATCGCCGCAAATTCCAAGAACAAGGATGCGGCCTGGAAGTTCATCGAGTTCGCCACGAGCGAGGCATCCCAGAACCAGTTCGTGAAGAGCGCGATGCCCAACTGGAAGAACTCGTACACACTGCCGGAGATCATCGCAACGAACCCGAAGGTCCTTGGGATCGCCGACACAGCGTTTGCGGCATCAATTCTGCGTCCGGCCGTTCCGAACTACTCCTCGGCATCGCAGATCATCCAGGTTGAAGTTCAGAACGCACTCCTCGGAAACAAGACGCCGCAGCAGGCCATGGACGACGCCGTCGCGCAGGCCAACAAACTGTTGGAGGGCTAA
- the deoC gene encoding deoxyribose-phosphate aldolase: MTNTQLAIRDRALAVLGGEASDSNLRRYLHGIPGVDAVGLEQRAANLGTRSIKTTSKVWAIDTIITLIDLTTLEGADTPGKVRSLVGKAMNPDPSDPSCPRVAAVCVYGDMVPDAVAALGSAHSAGTDSGINVAAVATAFPSGRASLAVKLSDTSDAVAAGADEIDMVIDRGAFLSGRYGQVFDEIAAVKDACRRADGSFAHLKVILETGELNTYDNVRRASWLAILAGGDFIKTSTGKVAPAATLPVTLSMLEVVRDWYNLTGEKIGVKPAGGIRTSKDAIKYLVTVAETVGEEWLTPHLFRFGASSLLNDVLLQRQKMKTGHYSGPDYVTID, translated from the coding sequence ATGACCAACACCCAACTTGCAATCCGGGATCGCGCCCTCGCGGTTCTCGGTGGCGAGGCATCCGACAGCAATCTGCGCCGGTACCTCCACGGAATTCCGGGGGTCGATGCGGTGGGGCTCGAGCAGCGCGCCGCGAACCTCGGCACCCGGTCAATCAAGACCACCTCGAAGGTCTGGGCGATCGACACGATCATCACGCTCATCGACCTCACGACGTTGGAGGGCGCCGATACCCCCGGCAAGGTGCGCTCACTCGTCGGTAAGGCCATGAACCCCGACCCGAGCGATCCCAGCTGCCCCCGCGTCGCTGCGGTCTGCGTCTATGGCGACATGGTTCCCGACGCGGTCGCGGCACTCGGATCCGCACACTCGGCAGGAACTGACTCTGGTATCAATGTCGCCGCCGTTGCGACGGCGTTCCCGAGCGGCCGCGCCTCACTCGCCGTGAAGCTCTCCGATACCTCGGATGCCGTTGCCGCCGGGGCCGACGAAATCGACATGGTTATCGACCGTGGCGCTTTTCTCTCGGGCCGGTACGGTCAGGTCTTCGACGAGATCGCGGCAGTGAAAGACGCCTGCCGCCGTGCCGACGGCAGCTTCGCCCACCTCAAAGTCATTCTCGAGACCGGTGAGCTGAACACGTATGACAACGTGCGTCGAGCATCCTGGCTGGCGATTCTCGCCGGGGGTGACTTCATCAAGACCTCCACCGGTAAGGTCGCCCCCGCGGCGACGCTACCCGTGACGTTGTCGATGCTCGAGGTCGTGCGTGACTGGTACAACCTCACCGGCGAGAAGATCGGCGTCAAGCCGGCCGGCGGCATCCGTACCTCGAAAGATGCCATCAAATATTTGGTGACCGTCGCCGAGACCGTCGGTGAAGAGTGGCTGACGCCGCACCTGTTCCGGTTCGGTGCCTCCAGCCTGCTGAACGATGTGTTGTTGCAGCGCCAGAAGATGAAAACCGGCCACTACTCAGGCCCCGACTACGTGACGATTGACTAG
- a CDS encoding sugar-binding transcriptional regulator, which translates to MIDSDELLSIRAAELYYEEDKTQDEIGSILRLTRWKVGRLLAQAKSNGFIRIEIVHPRARRLPIERRLRETTGLTDAIVVSSAGVSSEEELQSRTAQAAADYLTSLRPIPRTLGISWGRTLHDVSNHLKSGWAPGVNVVQINGGVSLNKRAGTAATTAVTIADKASGSATLLPSPAILERLETKQAIESDRAVAAVLDMGRSASAFLFSAGQADSNSAHVDSGYLTPAQVDELVRKGAVGDIVGRYIDSNGNIVDPELDGRTVGISLSQLRRSKTAIAVISGRQKHPVARAIVGSGLCTVLVTDEATALAVLGEHDATDFSHS; encoded by the coding sequence GTGATTGACTCCGACGAGCTGCTCTCGATTCGAGCCGCTGAGCTGTACTACGAAGAAGACAAGACGCAAGACGAGATCGGTTCGATTCTGCGCCTGACCCGCTGGAAGGTCGGTCGGCTTCTGGCTCAAGCAAAATCCAACGGCTTCATTCGAATTGAGATCGTTCACCCGCGTGCGCGTCGTCTGCCCATTGAGCGGCGTTTGCGTGAAACCACCGGGCTCACCGACGCGATCGTCGTCTCATCGGCCGGCGTCTCGAGCGAGGAAGAGCTGCAATCGCGCACCGCTCAGGCCGCCGCCGACTACTTGACCAGCCTGCGTCCCATTCCACGCACGCTCGGCATCAGCTGGGGGCGCACGCTCCATGACGTGTCCAACCATCTGAAGAGCGGGTGGGCGCCCGGCGTGAATGTCGTGCAGATCAACGGCGGTGTGAGTCTCAACAAGCGCGCCGGCACCGCGGCCACGACAGCCGTCACGATCGCCGACAAAGCCTCAGGCTCCGCCACGTTACTGCCGAGCCCCGCCATTCTGGAGCGCCTCGAAACAAAGCAGGCCATCGAATCAGACCGAGCCGTCGCTGCGGTGCTCGACATGGGACGGTCGGCTTCGGCCTTTCTGTTCAGCGCCGGTCAGGCCGATTCGAACTCAGCACATGTCGACAGCGGTTATCTCACCCCGGCACAGGTCGACGAACTCGTGCGCAAGGGCGCCGTGGGCGACATCGTCGGCCGCTACATCGACAGTAACGGCAACATTGTCGACCCCGAGCTCGACGGCCGCACCGTCGGGATCTCACTCTCGCAGCTGCGCCGGTCCAAGACGGCGATCGCCGTGATCTCGGGCCGACAGAAGCACCCGGTCGCCCGGGCCATCGTCGGCAGCGGCCTGTGCACGGTACTCGTCACCGACGAGGCCACGGCGCTCGCTGTGCTTGGCGAGCACGACGCCACCGACTTTTCGCATTCGTGA
- a CDS encoding ROK family transcriptional regulator translates to MSSHRDLPESGLFSGREARLAAPTTSTLSLVNQTSILEVLRASGPMSRQALVAQTGLSSATVNRLTAALIADRYVMQDGVAPSTGGRPSIVLRYTGAYRVIVAVKVEPGGFIGALVDFDGQIIERIRVDVKLAPAQGLAGETMADGEISEPTRQMRHLIRSLVTLATKRGTPCLAVGIAVPYTVHPDGRMSGTADDGEWTGLTGSDLIDTDFEIPIFVENDANALAVGELHHGVGRITPHFAVLLLARGLGAGVVTNGALYRGSRSAAGEVGYLLLGESSLTQTYPRGGDLETRLGVEALTAEARRRGLDLAATESVTVSEILSRARAGNSIAAAMSEEVLDYVARAVAAICSVLDPEYIVLGEGLDEHADFIIPALEARLDGRIFRVPTIRTAALREDAVLLGTAEMAIRSVSHFTYFAN, encoded by the coding sequence GTGAGCTCACATCGTGATTTGCCTGAGTCCGGCCTCTTCTCAGGTCGAGAGGCACGTCTGGCCGCGCCGACGACAAGTACGTTGTCTCTGGTAAATCAGACCAGCATCCTTGAAGTGCTCCGGGCATCGGGACCGATGTCGAGGCAGGCTTTGGTTGCGCAGACGGGTTTGAGTTCGGCAACGGTCAATCGCTTGACGGCCGCGCTCATCGCTGATCGATACGTCATGCAAGATGGGGTGGCACCGTCCACGGGAGGGCGCCCCTCGATCGTGCTGCGCTATACCGGCGCCTACCGTGTGATTGTGGCGGTCAAGGTCGAACCCGGCGGCTTTATCGGGGCGCTCGTCGATTTCGACGGCCAGATCATTGAGCGAATCCGCGTCGACGTGAAACTCGCTCCCGCCCAGGGATTGGCGGGGGAGACCATGGCCGATGGCGAGATTAGTGAGCCGACGCGACAGATGCGACATCTCATCCGCTCCCTCGTGACGCTCGCCACGAAACGCGGCACTCCCTGCTTGGCAGTCGGGATTGCTGTGCCGTACACCGTGCATCCGGATGGTCGAATGTCGGGAACCGCCGACGATGGTGAGTGGACCGGCTTGACCGGATCGGACCTCATCGACACCGACTTCGAAATCCCCATCTTTGTTGAGAATGACGCGAACGCGTTGGCCGTCGGCGAGCTCCACCATGGCGTGGGCCGCATCACCCCGCATTTCGCCGTGCTGCTTCTTGCCCGCGGGCTTGGCGCCGGCGTGGTCACCAACGGCGCCTTATACCGGGGGAGTCGGTCAGCCGCCGGAGAGGTGGGTTATCTGCTGTTGGGTGAGTCCTCGCTCACCCAGACCTATCCCCGCGGCGGCGATCTGGAGACCCGACTCGGCGTTGAAGCGCTGACCGCCGAGGCTCGGCGTCGCGGACTTGATTTGGCCGCTACCGAGAGTGTGACGGTCTCCGAAATTCTCAGCCGTGCTCGTGCCGGAAACTCAATCGCTGCGGCGATGTCCGAGGAGGTACTGGACTACGTGGCGCGAGCGGTCGCAGCGATTTGCAGTGTGCTCGACCCGGAGTACATCGTGCTCGGCGAGGGCTTGGACGAGCACGCGGACTTCATCATCCCGGCTCTCGAAGCACGTCTGGACGGGCGCATCTTTCGAGTTCCGACGATTCGCACCGCGGCGCTCCGGGAAGATGCGGTGTTGCTGGGCACCGCCGAAATGGCCATCCGCAGCGTCAGCCATTTCACCTACTTCGCGAACTAG
- a CDS encoding aldehyde dehydrogenase family protein yields the protein MNFLDYAPAPESQAILNLRSDYGLFIDGEFVAGRGTPFASINPATEKQITMIATANLADVDAAVAAARRAYDTTWSRLSGSDRGKYLFRIARLVQERARELAVAESLDNGKPIKESRDVDVPLVAAWFFYYAGWADKLDHAGAGPNPSSLGVAAQVIPWNFPLLMLAWKIAPALAAGNTVVLKPAETTSLTALLFAEILQQADLPAGVVNIVTGAGNTGSMLVNHADVNKVAFTGSTAVGRAIARSVAGTDKKLTLELGGKAANIVFDDAPIDQAVEGIVNGIFFNQGQVCCAGSRLLVQESIHDDVVDRLKARLSTLRLGDPLDKNTDIGAINSAAQLERIRAISDSGEAEGAERWSADCAIPEQGFWFAPTIFTNVTTSHRIARDEIFGPVLSVLTFRTPAEAIAKANNTPYGLSAGIWSDKGSRILAVADKLRAGVVWANTFNRFDPASPFGGYKESGFGREGGRHGLAAYLKPANARAVLTGVSASAAVTAAPSPSAVSAISADTELADAPSIPATKPGKKASK from the coding sequence ATGAACTTTCTTGACTACGCGCCGGCGCCCGAGTCGCAGGCCATTCTGAATCTGCGCAGTGACTACGGTCTGTTCATCGACGGCGAGTTCGTCGCCGGTCGGGGAACCCCGTTCGCGAGCATCAACCCGGCCACCGAGAAGCAGATCACCATGATCGCCACCGCGAACTTGGCCGATGTGGATGCCGCAGTCGCTGCCGCTCGCCGTGCCTACGACACCACGTGGTCGCGCCTGTCGGGTTCCGACCGGGGCAAGTACCTTTTCCGCATCGCCCGGCTGGTTCAGGAGCGTGCCCGGGAACTCGCCGTGGCCGAGAGCCTCGACAATGGCAAGCCGATCAAGGAGAGCCGCGACGTCGACGTGCCCCTCGTTGCCGCCTGGTTCTTCTACTACGCGGGCTGGGCCGACAAGCTGGATCACGCCGGAGCCGGCCCCAACCCATCCTCTCTCGGTGTGGCCGCGCAGGTCATCCCGTGGAACTTCCCGCTGCTCATGCTGGCCTGGAAGATCGCTCCGGCCCTCGCCGCCGGTAACACCGTCGTGTTGAAGCCCGCAGAGACCACCTCGCTGACCGCATTGCTGTTCGCCGAGATTCTGCAGCAGGCCGATCTTCCGGCCGGTGTGGTCAACATCGTCACCGGCGCTGGGAACACGGGCTCGATGCTCGTCAACCACGCCGATGTCAACAAGGTGGCCTTCACCGGTTCCACGGCCGTGGGCCGCGCGATCGCCCGTTCGGTGGCGGGCACCGACAAGAAGCTCACGCTCGAGCTCGGCGGCAAGGCTGCGAACATCGTCTTTGACGATGCCCCGATCGACCAGGCCGTTGAAGGAATCGTCAACGGCATCTTCTTCAACCAGGGCCAGGTGTGCTGTGCCGGCAGTCGTCTGCTCGTGCAGGAGTCGATCCACGACGACGTCGTCGACCGGTTGAAGGCCCGACTGTCGACGCTGCGCCTCGGCGACCCGCTCGACAAGAACACCGACATCGGCGCGATCAATAGTGCGGCTCAGTTGGAACGCATCCGTGCGATCTCAGACAGTGGAGAAGCCGAAGGCGCCGAGCGGTGGAGCGCCGACTGTGCCATTCCCGAGCAGGGGTTCTGGTTCGCACCGACGATCTTCACGAATGTGACGACCAGCCACCGCATCGCCCGCGACGAAATCTTTGGCCCGGTGCTGTCGGTGCTCACCTTCCGCACGCCGGCTGAGGCAATCGCGAAGGCGAACAACACACCCTACGGCCTGTCAGCCGGTATCTGGAGTGATAAGGGCAGCCGCATTCTTGCCGTCGCCGACAAGCTGCGTGCCGGAGTGGTGTGGGCCAACACCTTCAACCGGTTCGACCCGGCCAGCCCGTTTGGTGGTTACAAGGAATCCGGCTTCGGCCGCGAGGGCGGGCGCCACGGCCTCGCTGCGTACCTCAAGCCCGCGAACGCCCGTGCGGTACTGACTGGGGTCTCCGCCTCGGCTGCCGTGACCGCGGCACCGTCACCGTCCGCAGTGTCGGCCATCTCGGCCGATACGGAACTCGCAGACGCCCCCTCAATTCCCGCCACGAAGCCCGGAAAGAAGGCCTCCAAGTGA
- a CDS encoding BadF/BadG/BcrA/BcrD ATPase family protein: MIVGIDIGGTKTHVRVVDEAEETIIADFVVATLSWQYDHTLIHPLSAVALIALFESYLSDQSATSLVVGAHGCDSPQQISDFTDVLREVFSGSLAVYNDAELLGPAAGESQAIALIAGTGSIAIGRDEFGGVVSVGGHGWMLSDPGSAPALARESVVAILRRFDRGEKTDVLGELFQAQLGVTSIPALSYEFTRRATMQSWASLAPVVFEAADAGSHDAVDVIDRGAAELAAAVQTVLDRGAVATAVIAAGGVVTNQPMLEHSIRRHVQAVAPSLSVEVLRTAPVAGAITLGRLLHSQSFTR; the protein is encoded by the coding sequence ATGATCGTCGGAATCGACATCGGTGGCACCAAAACGCACGTCAGGGTGGTCGATGAGGCGGAAGAAACAATCATCGCGGACTTCGTCGTTGCGACTCTCTCCTGGCAGTACGACCACACATTGATTCACCCGTTGAGTGCTGTCGCTCTGATTGCGCTTTTCGAGTCCTATCTCAGTGACCAGTCGGCCACATCGCTCGTTGTCGGTGCGCACGGCTGTGACTCACCCCAGCAGATTTCTGATTTCACCGACGTTCTTCGTGAAGTTTTCAGCGGATCACTCGCTGTCTATAACGATGCCGAGCTGCTTGGCCCGGCAGCGGGGGAATCGCAGGCGATTGCGCTGATCGCGGGAACGGGTTCCATCGCAATCGGGCGAGACGAGTTCGGTGGCGTCGTGTCGGTGGGCGGACACGGTTGGATGTTGTCTGACCCGGGAAGCGCGCCGGCGCTGGCCAGGGAAAGTGTCGTTGCCATCCTGCGCCGGTTCGACCGGGGTGAAAAAACCGACGTTCTTGGCGAACTCTTCCAAGCCCAGTTGGGCGTCACGAGCATTCCCGCGCTCTCGTATGAGTTCACCCGCCGGGCCACGATGCAGTCCTGGGCGAGTCTTGCTCCGGTGGTCTTCGAGGCGGCGGATGCGGGATCTCATGACGCCGTCGACGTCATTGACCGTGGTGCTGCTGAGCTGGCCGCCGCCGTACAGACGGTCCTTGATCGCGGAGCGGTCGCGACAGCGGTGATCGCGGCCGGGGGCGTCGTCACCAACCAGCCGATGCTCGAGCACAGCATCCGCCGCCACGTCCAGGCCGTGGCCCCCTCATTGTCCGTCGAAGTCCTCAGGACTGCGCCGGTCGCCGGAGCGATCACCCTTGGTCGACTCCTGCATTCACAGAGCTTTACACGATAG